From the Streptomyces sp. KMM 9044 genome, one window contains:
- a CDS encoding ATP-binding protein, with amino-acid sequence MNKATAYATTTGVALPEQQAPSVRGTRVILPAPVVRDLRERAGRSPHALLFGPRDLVVVTGLPGSGKSTLMRRAARGTRIDSQDTRDRWDRGMPRLLPYAVYRPLVRLAHYAGLRRALRTGEGVVVHDCGTQAWVRRWLAREARRRGAVLHLLLLDVPPKQALDGQRERGRGVSRYAFRRHRTAIDRLLTSVTRGDLPAGCGSAVLADRDAADALHRIEFTD; translated from the coding sequence GTGAACAAGGCCACGGCGTACGCCACCACCACGGGCGTCGCGCTGCCCGAGCAGCAGGCCCCCTCGGTGCGGGGGACCCGCGTCATCCTGCCCGCGCCGGTCGTCCGCGACCTGCGCGAGCGTGCCGGCCGCAGCCCGCACGCCCTGCTCTTCGGCCCCCGCGACCTCGTCGTGGTCACCGGACTGCCCGGCAGCGGCAAGTCCACCCTCATGCGGCGCGCGGCGCGCGGCACCCGCATCGACTCGCAGGACACCCGGGACCGCTGGGACCGCGGCATGCCGCGCCTCCTGCCGTACGCGGTGTACCGGCCCCTGGTCCGCCTCGCCCACTACGCCGGACTGCGGCGCGCCCTGCGCACCGGTGAGGGCGTCGTCGTCCACGACTGCGGCACGCAGGCCTGGGTGCGCCGCTGGCTGGCCCGCGAGGCCCGCCGCCGGGGCGCGGTCCTGCACCTGCTGCTGCTCGACGTCCCCCCGAAGCAGGCCCTGGACGGCCAGCGCGAGCGCGGCCGCGGGGTCTCCCGGTACGCCTTCCGGCGCCACCGCACCGCCATCGACCGGCTGCTGACGTCCGTGACGCGCGGCGACCTGCCCGCGGGCTGCGGCTCGGCGGTCCTGGCCGACCGCGACGCGGCGGACGCGCTGCACCGCATCGAGTTCACGGACTGA
- a CDS encoding ABC transporter permease: MLRLVVRRLLQLIPTLLGLSVLLFLWLDRLPGGPASAILGEKATEAEVARINRALGLDQPVYVQYWRFLKRIAELDLGTSTQTGQPVWDEFVLRFPATVELSLLAIIIAVAVGIPLGYFAARNRGGWLDVTAVSGSLVGICIPVFFLALILKQIFAVELGIFPSYGRLDTGINATNVTGFAVLDGVLTGELDASWDAIMHLVLPSVALASIPLAVIVRMTRASVLEVQDEDYVRTAEAKGLKRSVVRSRHVLRNAMLPVVTAVGLLTGSLLSGAVLTESVFSFGGIGSFIRTAIDGRDYPVLVGFIMFIALVYVLINLLVDVAYSLIDPRVRVH; encoded by the coding sequence GTGCTGCGTCTCGTCGTACGAAGACTGCTCCAGCTCATACCCACGCTGCTCGGCCTGTCGGTTCTGCTCTTCCTGTGGCTCGACCGGCTGCCCGGCGGACCCGCCTCAGCGATCCTGGGGGAAAAGGCCACCGAGGCCGAAGTGGCGCGGATCAACCGCGCACTCGGACTGGACCAGCCCGTCTACGTCCAGTACTGGCGCTTCCTCAAGCGCATCGCCGAACTCGACCTGGGCACCAGCACCCAGACCGGACAGCCGGTGTGGGACGAGTTCGTCCTGCGTTTCCCCGCCACCGTGGAGCTGTCCCTCCTGGCGATCATCATCGCCGTGGCCGTCGGCATCCCGCTCGGCTACTTCGCCGCCCGCAACCGCGGCGGCTGGCTCGACGTCACAGCGGTCTCCGGATCACTCGTCGGCATCTGCATCCCGGTCTTCTTCCTGGCCCTGATCCTCAAGCAGATCTTCGCCGTCGAGCTGGGGATCTTCCCCAGCTACGGACGCCTGGACACCGGCATCAACGCCACGAACGTCACCGGATTCGCCGTCCTGGACGGCGTCCTGACCGGGGAACTCGACGCGTCCTGGGACGCGATCATGCACCTGGTGCTGCCCTCCGTCGCCCTGGCCTCCATCCCGCTCGCCGTCATCGTGCGCATGACCCGCGCCAGCGTCCTCGAGGTCCAGGACGAGGACTACGTCCGCACCGCCGAGGCCAAGGGCCTCAAGCGGAGCGTCGTGCGCAGCCGCCACGTGCTGCGCAACGCGATGCTCCCCGTGGTGACCGCGGTCGGCCTGCTCACCGGCTCCCTGCTGTCCGGGGCGGTCCTGACCGAGTCCGTGTTCTCCTTCGGCGGCATCGGTTCCTTCATCCGCACCGCGATCGACGGCCGTGACTACCCCGTGCTCGTCGGGTTCATCATGTTCATCGCGCTGGTGTACGTCCTGATCAACCTGCTGGTGGACGTGGCGTACAGCCTCATCGACCCGAGAGTGCGGGTGCACTGA
- a CDS encoding enhanced serine sensitivity protein SseB, which produces MDFPAGFSADFPAQTHPHPHGGWPGNELEEALSASLGVPSADGRIIEVLGRSHLWIPLPNGGGPDSGPLDLPMTEIDGQAYVPVFSSEEQFRQVVGTHMSFTVAPAVEFARGLPPQAGIAVNPGGVVGIPLPPPAVAALCRAGRGPLDGPASGGRVKLFAPDWQDDPVDFLAAAAAEFEALGVVTTARRCLAEIETAEPVLFVGVELAPAELSRTEGDLRAAPMDALGRALGREPVRWPVNLVLLDVAQDPVGQWMRDRVRPFYQWQR; this is translated from the coding sequence ATGGACTTCCCGGCGGGCTTCTCCGCGGACTTCCCGGCACAGACTCACCCCCACCCGCACGGCGGATGGCCCGGCAACGAACTGGAGGAGGCGCTCTCCGCGTCCCTCGGCGTCCCCTCGGCCGACGGCCGGATCATCGAGGTGCTGGGCCGCAGTCACCTGTGGATACCACTGCCCAACGGCGGCGGACCGGACAGCGGCCCGCTGGACCTGCCCATGACGGAGATCGACGGCCAGGCGTACGTACCGGTCTTCAGCTCCGAGGAACAGTTCCGTCAGGTCGTCGGCACCCACATGTCGTTCACCGTCGCGCCCGCGGTGGAGTTCGCGCGCGGTCTGCCGCCGCAGGCCGGGATCGCCGTGAACCCCGGGGGAGTGGTCGGCATCCCGCTGCCGCCCCCCGCCGTCGCCGCCCTGTGCCGCGCCGGACGCGGCCCGCTGGACGGACCCGCGAGCGGCGGCCGGGTCAAGCTGTTCGCCCCCGACTGGCAGGACGACCCGGTGGACTTCCTCGCCGCCGCCGCCGCGGAGTTCGAGGCCCTCGGCGTCGTCACCACCGCCCGCCGCTGCCTCGCCGAGATCGAGACGGCCGAACCGGTGCTGTTCGTCGGCGTCGAGCTGGCCCCCGCCGAACTGTCCCGGACGGAGGGCGACCTGCGGGCCGCGCCGATGGACGCGCTGGGCCGCGCGCTGGGCCGTGAGCCGGTGAGGTGGCCCGTCAACCTCGTCCTCCTGGACGTGGCCCAGGACCCGGTCGGCCAGTGGATGCGCGACCGCGTCCGCCCCTTCTACCAGTGGCAGCGCTGA
- a CDS encoding ABC transporter substrate-binding protein has protein sequence MRIPKSRAARAITAAVAVGLIATGCSSERDSDNESGGEKDTFVFAGAGDPGSLDPALASDGETFRVTRQAFEALLEHESGGSELVGGLAEKWSSNDEGTVWTFNLRKGVEFHDGEAFNAEAVCANYDHWFNWTGTYQSSAVSYYWQSIMGGFAKNEDKETSEANYKSCTAKDDNTAVIEVKEPSANLPGGFSLQALAIHSPKALEEYKKQDASAKGDAITYPKYSQEAGTVAGTGPYKITKWNKGNKEVSLERFDGYWGDKAKVKNLVFRTIDTEEGRRQALQAGDIDGYDLVAPADVKTLEDQGYVVPTRGVFNLFYVGMSQEANPALKKKEVRQAIAQSIDRENLVKTQLPEGGKVADQFMPDTVEGYSKDVKQYSYDTAEAKNLLKEAGEEKLKVDFCYPTEVTRPYMPAPQDLFELMKADLEKSGITVTPKAMKWAPDYLDATESGSCDLHMLGWTGDFNDGFNFIGTWFSGYDKQWGFKNKKVFDAVNEGSTLGNHDERVAAYEKANEAIMDYLPGLPVSSSPPAIAFAKNVNPPNVSPLTQEVFAEVSFK, from the coding sequence ATGCGCATACCCAAGTCCCGAGCCGCTCGGGCGATCACGGCCGCGGTGGCGGTCGGTCTGATCGCCACGGGCTGCTCCAGTGAACGGGACAGTGACAACGAGAGCGGCGGCGAGAAGGACACCTTCGTCTTCGCCGGTGCCGGTGACCCGGGCTCCCTCGATCCTGCCCTGGCCAGCGACGGTGAAACCTTCCGCGTGACGCGGCAGGCCTTCGAGGCGCTTCTGGAGCACGAGTCGGGCGGCAGCGAGCTCGTCGGCGGCCTCGCCGAGAAGTGGTCGAGCAACGACGAGGGCACCGTCTGGACCTTCAACCTCCGCAAGGGCGTCGAGTTCCACGACGGCGAGGCGTTCAACGCCGAGGCCGTCTGCGCCAACTACGACCACTGGTTCAACTGGACGGGCACCTACCAGTCCAGCGCGGTCTCGTACTACTGGCAGTCCATCATGGGCGGCTTCGCGAAGAACGAGGACAAGGAAACGTCCGAGGCGAACTACAAGTCCTGCACCGCGAAGGACGACAACACCGCCGTCATCGAGGTCAAGGAGCCCTCCGCCAACCTCCCCGGCGGCTTCTCCCTCCAGGCCCTGGCGATCCACTCGCCGAAGGCCCTCGAGGAGTACAAGAAGCAGGACGCCTCCGCCAAGGGCGACGCCATCACGTACCCCAAGTACAGCCAGGAGGCCGGCACGGTCGCCGGTACCGGCCCGTACAAGATCACGAAGTGGAACAAGGGCAACAAGGAAGTCTCCCTTGAGCGCTTCGACGGCTACTGGGGCGACAAGGCGAAGGTCAAGAACCTGGTCTTCCGCACCATCGACACCGAAGAGGGCCGCCGCCAGGCGCTCCAGGCCGGTGACATCGACGGCTACGACCTCGTCGCGCCGGCGGACGTCAAGACCCTCGAGGACCAGGGCTACGTCGTCCCGACCCGTGGCGTCTTCAACCTCTTCTACGTGGGCATGAGCCAGGAGGCCAACCCCGCGCTCAAGAAGAAGGAAGTCCGCCAGGCCATCGCGCAGTCGATCGACCGGGAGAACCTGGTCAAGACCCAGCTGCCCGAGGGCGGCAAGGTCGCCGACCAGTTCATGCCCGACACGGTCGAGGGCTACTCCAAGGACGTCAAGCAGTACTCGTACGACACCGCCGAGGCGAAGAACCTCCTCAAGGAGGCCGGTGAGGAGAAGCTGAAGGTCGACTTCTGCTACCCGACCGAGGTCACCCGCCCGTACATGCCTGCCCCGCAGGACCTGTTCGAGCTGATGAAGGCCGACCTGGAGAAGTCCGGCATCACCGTCACGCCGAAGGCGATGAAGTGGGCCCCGGACTACCTGGACGCCACCGAGTCGGGCTCCTGCGACCTGCACATGCTCGGCTGGACCGGTGACTTCAACGACGGCTTCAACTTCATCGGCACCTGGTTCTCCGGGTACGACAAGCAGTGGGGCTTCAAGAACAAGAAGGTCTTCGACGCCGTGAACGAGGGCTCGACCCTCGGCAACCACGACGAGCGCGTGGCCGCGTACGAGAAGGCCAACGAGGCCATCATGGACTACCTGCCCGGTCTCCCGGTCTCGTCCTCCCCGCCGGCCATCGCCTTCGCCAAGAACGTGAACCCGCCGAATGTCTCCCCGCTGACGCAGGAAGTCTTCGCCGAGGTCTCGTTCAAGTAG
- a CDS encoding enhanced serine sensitivity protein SseB C-terminal domain-containing protein: MLRQVTPGRYDAYEALLRALATPSSGHVWMLLWHGQAGSPDAQYGNMEVDGFGYAPCVTSAQELSASGWNRSYEVVDGVEAARALYPDRYGLWLNPHAPGGGLGIPWLDLRRLATGLDRQPAGPLRLSEPAIEIPQFYALLAQNAHRTPAVRSLRRAWVQPSLGDPYLAVGLDVYDTSPSAVDAVRAMMRQSLDAVPDGLPVSTVAMSDEHDPVAMWLRAHARPFYDREAHAAAAAPPAAGSGYLPAR, from the coding sequence ATGCTGCGCCAGGTGACACCCGGGCGTTACGACGCCTATGAGGCGTTGCTGCGCGCGCTCGCGACACCCTCCTCCGGCCACGTCTGGATGCTGCTGTGGCACGGCCAGGCCGGCTCCCCGGACGCCCAGTACGGGAACATGGAGGTCGACGGCTTCGGCTACGCGCCCTGCGTGACCTCCGCCCAGGAGCTGTCCGCCAGTGGCTGGAACCGGTCCTACGAGGTCGTCGACGGCGTCGAGGCCGCCCGCGCCCTCTACCCCGACCGCTACGGACTCTGGCTCAATCCGCACGCCCCCGGCGGCGGCCTCGGCATCCCCTGGCTCGATCTGCGCAGGCTCGCCACCGGGCTGGACCGCCAGCCCGCCGGACCCCTGAGGCTGTCCGAACCCGCCATCGAGATCCCGCAGTTCTACGCCCTGCTCGCGCAGAACGCGCACCGCACTCCCGCCGTCCGCTCGCTGCGCCGTGCCTGGGTGCAGCCGTCGCTCGGTGACCCGTACCTCGCCGTCGGCCTGGACGTGTACGACACGTCGCCGTCGGCCGTGGACGCGGTGCGCGCGATGATGCGGCAGTCCCTCGACGCGGTCCCGGACGGGCTTCCGGTGTCGACCGTCGCGATGTCCGACGAGCACGACCCGGTCGCGATGTGGCTGCGTGCCCACGCGCGCCCGTTCTACGACCGCGAGGCGCACGCCGCCGCCGCCGCGCCTCCCGCCGCGGGGTCCGGCTACCTGCCCGCGCGGTAG